AGGGAGCGACCGGTGGAGACCATCCTGTCCGGGCCTGCGGCATCGATCATCGGGGCCAAGGCCCTGACCAGCCTGGACAATGCCATCATCGTCGACGTCGGGGGAACGACGACAGACATCGGTATCCTGCGTAACGGCCGGCCCCGCCTGGACGGCGAGGGGGCTATTCTGGGTGGATGGCGTACCCGGGTTCGGGCCGTGGATGTGTTCACCTCCGGAATAGGAGGTGATTCCAGGGTAGTGGTGGCGAGCGGGAAGATACACCTCACCGCGCTGAGGGTCATCCCGCTGTGTATCGCCTCCTCCTCGTTCCCAGCGCTGCGGCCCAAGCTGGAGGCTCTCATGGGCTCCAAGGGGCGGTGGGTTCCTTCGTACATGGATCTTGACACCATCCCCCAGGTCACCGAGTTCTTCACCTTCTGCAAGGACGTCAACGGCTTCGACCTGAGCGATGACCAGCGAAAGGTCATCGAGCTCGTCCGGCAGGAGCCTCGATCGCTTTACGAGCTGGCTGAGCTGTTGAAGGTGCACCCCCTCTCCCTCAATCTGAGGAAGATGGAGGCCCTGGGCATCATCCAGCGCATTGGACTCACCCCCACGGACATGCTGCACGCCGAAGGCTCCTACGTTGAGTATGATGCCGAGGCCTCCAAGATGGGCGTGACGATCCAGGCGGAGATCATGGGTCTCCCCGTCCCCGAATTCATCCGGGCGGTCAAGACCGCGGCCATAGAGAAGATCACCTTCGAGGTGCTGAAGAAGCTGGTGTTCGAGGAGGTCGGGGAGGCTAAACTGGACGAGGTAGCCATGGCCCTGATGAACAACATGGTGCGGGGAACGGGTCGCCGGGACTTCGCCTGCCACCTGGAACTTAACAAGCCGATCATAGGCATCGGGGCCCCCGTAGGGGCGTACCTTCCGGCGGTAGCCAAGATCTTCGGTACTGATCTGGTGCTGCCAGAGCACTCCGAGATCGGCAACGCCGCCGGAGCAATATCAGGTAACGTCATGGAGTCGGTCGAGCTGCTGATCCGCCCCAAGAAGGGCCTGGCGGAGATGGAGAACCCGCCCTGCACTCTATATTGGATGCAGGAGAAGAAGGACTTCATGCACCTGGAAGAGGCGGTCGAGTATGCCCGTACGGAGGGCAGCCGCCTGGTCCGGGAGAAAGCCCTGGCATCGGGGGCCGACAGCGTGGAGGTCCTCGTGGACAACCGCCGCAAAGAGGCCAAGCTGGGTGGAGGATGGGGAGGTAACCTCCTGCTCGAGTTGATAATAACGGTGACCGGGGTCGGCAAGCCCAAGTTGTTCTACGAGGGATGAGCATGGGGCAGGTCAACATTCTGATGTGCGCTGGTTTCTCCCCTTCGGCCCGGGTGGTGCGGAAGGCCATTCGCAGGGTGGCGGAACAGAAGGAGATCCGAGTGCTCAGCCCCTGCCCCGCGGGGGCCGGGCTGGCCAAGTACGTCGAGGAGCTTAAGTCCCTCGACCCTTCCCGCACCCTGGTGGTGGAGGGATGCGACGGTTGCTGCGGTACCCAGACCATGATGCTGAATGGAGTGATGCCTACTCGAACGGTGATCATCGACAAGACCGCCATCGCCGATGAGCGAGCGATAGCCTCAGCCGAGGCCAAGATCCTCGCCAGCCTGAAGGAGATGGGCGAATGAGGGTGATGGTAGTGATATGCGGAGCGAACGGAGAGCGCTCCATGCTCATCGAGAAGGCGGTAGAGGAGTTCGCCCCCAAGTACTTCGACCGCATCCTGCAGTTCAGCGCCTGCACCGTGGCCGCATCTCCGATCCTGGTGCAGATGAGCGGCGGGGACCCTGATCATCTGGTGGCGGTGAACGGCTGCCGCAACCGGTGCGCCGATCTCATTCTGAAGAAGGCGGGGATATCGCCCAAGGTAACCATCGTCTTGGACGATGCGGTGGACCGTGAGCTGGGCAAGTGCGAAGCATGCACCCGCTTCGTGTTCCCGGATATCCGGGAGGAGGAGTGGACCAACTTGGCTAGGATGATGGGCGAGGCGGTGGAGAAGGCCCAGTGATCAGCCGAGGGCCCCGATGGTCTCTCCCCTCACCGAACGCCGAAAGGCCAGGCTCTGCCGGGTGAGCGTTTTCATGTTGTGCGGGGTAATCCTCGCCACCGTGGGGGGCTTATCGGGGTACACACGCTCGAACTCCCGCATCAGGTAGGAGTTCACCAGACCGGACGACCTCAGGTTATCCATCGTCCAGTCCTCCACCAGGGAGCTGATGCCCTCCATGCCGGCCTTGTGGAACGCCTCCGCCAGCACCGAAGTGATGACCGTGTTGTCGGAGATGACCGCGTACTCCGCCTCTCGCAATGCGTACTCGTTGCCGTTGAAAGACAGGGTCAGGCCGCCCCCCTCGCGGACCAATTGGAATGCCTGGACATCGGTTATGGAGTCGCCCACGTAAGCGGTGTCCTCCAAGCCGATACCGGTACGCCGGCGGATGTCCAGCACCGCCGACGCCTTCTCCTCTCCGCCCACCGGGTTGACGTCCAGGACCAGCTGGTACGACGACAGGTCGGTCAGCTCGTTCCAGAAGATCTCGTCCAGTCGCTTGATGGTGTCCCGATCGCGGGGCTTGAGGTCCTCGACGTTACGGGTGCCATCCGGTATCCGGATCTCATCCATGCGGGCGATCTCCTGGGCATAGCGCTTGAGCATTTCTCCCTCCCAGGGTTCCATCTTCACC
The DNA window shown above is from Methanomassiliicoccus sp. and carries:
- a CDS encoding putative zinc-binding protein translates to MGQVNILMCAGFSPSARVVRKAIRRVAEQKEIRVLSPCPAGAGLAKYVEELKSLDPSRTLVVEGCDGCCGTQTMMLNGVMPTRTVIIDKTAIADERAIASAEAKILASLKEMGE
- a CDS encoding putative zinc-binding protein, yielding MRVMVVICGANGERSMLIEKAVEEFAPKYFDRILQFSACTVAASPILVQMSGGDPDHLVAVNGCRNRCADLILKKAGISPKVTIVLDDAVDRELGKCEACTRFVFPDIREEEWTNLARMMGEAVEKAQ
- a CDS encoding hydantoinase/oxoprolinase family protein, producing MMVSGKNEEENLGLGIDTGGTYTDAAILDMASGKVLAKAKALTTRGDLTIGIGNAISALDRSYDGRIHLLAVSSTLATNSVVEGKGCRVGLIVIGHDAVPNIPVDEIARIKGGHNLEGAKKAELDIEGAKEFVEAVKNKVDAFAISGYLSVRNPEHEVAIKKLVQSLTPCPVVCGHELSSALGFHERTITAVLNARLIPIIADLIVSIRKVQDRFGIKAPLMIVKGDGSLMDESVARERPVETILSGPAASIIGAKALTSLDNAIIVDVGGTTTDIGILRNGRPRLDGEGAILGGWRTRVRAVDVFTSGIGGDSRVVVASGKIHLTALRVIPLCIASSSFPALRPKLEALMGSKGRWVPSYMDLDTIPQVTEFFTFCKDVNGFDLSDDQRKVIELVRQEPRSLYELAELLKVHPLSLNLRKMEALGIIQRIGLTPTDMLHAEGSYVEYDAEASKMGVTIQAEIMGLPVPEFIRAVKTAAIEKITFEVLKKLVFEEVGEAKLDEVAMALMNNMVRGTGRRDFACHLELNKPIIGIGAPVGAYLPAVAKIFGTDLVLPEHSEIGNAAGAISGNVMESVELLIRPKKGLAEMENPPCTLYWMQEKKDFMHLEEAVEYARTEGSRLVREKALASGADSVEVLVDNRRKEAKLGGGWGGNLLLELIITVTGVGKPKLFYEG